A portion of the Vicia villosa cultivar HV-30 ecotype Madison, WI unplaced genomic scaffold, Vvil1.0 ctg.000758F_1_1, whole genome shotgun sequence genome contains these proteins:
- the LOC131631011 gene encoding beta-glucosidase 46-like isoform X1: protein MKSCTNPKSLFVEILFIALSLLISFSCSLKNSLDPSPLPTNFLFGTASSAYQYEGAYMSDGKGPSDWDVFTHQTPDKIMDGSNGDVAVDQYNRYLEDIGLMEAMEVNSYRFSVSWARVLPKGRFGEVNSGGISYYNRLIDALLLKGIQPFVTISHFDLPQELEDRYGGWLSPELQEDFIYLADLCFKSFGDRVKYWATFNEPDYLATYSYRQGIAPPFRCSKPFGNCSEGDSEKEPYVAAHNVILSHAAAVYIYRTKYQVEQGGKIGIVMNCDWFEPISNSVADKLATERARTFTHNWILDPIIFGEYPPIMQKILGNILPKFSNKDREKLKSGLDFIGINHYTTYYVKDCFYSKCEPGPGVTRTEGSYQQSETKYGVSIRKPTSIDWQSVYPQGMEKTVTYVKNRYNNTPMFITENGYGESNNRIYTDEQYLDDFNRKNYMAGHLDSLLEAIRKGADVRGYFVWSLLDNFEWLRGYTVRYGLHHVDYATLKRTPRLSARWYKEFIVKHKTETFRQK, encoded by the exons ATGAAGTCCTGTACAAATCCAAAATCTTTGTTTGTGGAAATACTTTTTATTGCTTTATCATTATTAATATCATTCTCATGTTCCCTGAAAAATAGTTTGGATCCATCTCCTTTACCTACCAACTTCCTCTTTGGAACTGCTTCTTCTGCTTATCag TATGAAGGAGCTTACATGAGTGATGGAAAAGGGCCAAGTGACTGGGATGTATTTACTCACCAAACACCAG ATAAAATAATGGATGGAAGTAATGGGGATGTTGCCGTAGATCAATATAATCGCTATCTG GAGGATATTGGTCTAATGGAAGCCATGGAAGTCAATAGCTACAGGTTCTCAGTTTCATGGGCAAGAGTTCTACCAA AAGGTAGATTTGGAGAAGTCAATTCTGGTGGCATCAGCTACTACAATCGACTTATAGATGCTTTGCTTCTCAAAG GAATTCAACCATTTGTAACAATATCTCATTTTGATTTACCTCAAGAACTGGAAGATAGATATGGAGGTTGGCTAAGTCCAGAATTACA GGAAGATTTCATATATCTCGCAGATCTTTGTTTTAAATCATTTGGTGACAGGGTAAAGTACTGGGCAACCTTCAATGAACCAGACTATCTAGCAACATACAGTTACCGCCAAGGAATAGCTCCACCATTTCGTTGCTCTAAACCATTTGGAAATTGTAGCGAAGGAGATTCAGAGAAGGAGCCATATGTGGCTGCTCACAACGTAATCCTATCACATGCAGCTGCAGTATATATTTATAGAACCAAATACCAG GTCGAGCAAGGTGGTAAAATTGGTATTGTCATGAACTGTGACTGGTTTGAACCCATCAGCAACTCAGTGGCAGATAAGTTGGCCACAGAAAGAGCACGAACGTTCACCCATAACTG GATCTTGGACCCAATCATATTTGGTGAATACCCTCCAATTATGCAGAAGATTCTAGGAAATATATTACCCAAATTTTCCAACAAAGACAGAGAGAAACTAAAGAGTGGATTGGATTTTATTGGCATCAATCACTATACAACTTACTATGTTAAGGATTGCTTCTACTCCAAATGTGAACCGGGGCCAGGGGTCACCAGAACGGAGGGTTCATACCAACAGAGTGAAACAAAATATGGAGTTTCAATTCGCAAACCT ACTTCAATTGATTGGCAATCTGTTTATCCACAAGGAATGGAGAAAACTGTCACCTATGTTAAAAACAGATACAATAACACCCCAATGTTCATAACTGAAAACG GGTACGGTGAGTCGAACAACCGGATTTACACAGATGAGCAATACCTTGATGATTTCAACAGAAAAAACTACATGGCGGGTCATTTAGATTCCTTACTGGAGGCCATAAG GAAGGGAGCTGATGTTAGGGGGTATTTTGTCTGGTCCTTACTTGACAACTTTGAGTGGTTACGAGGATATACAGTAAGATATGGACTCCACCATGTTGATTATGCAACACTCAAGAGAACTCCCAGATTATCAGCACGTTGGTACAAGGAATTCATAGTGAAGCATAAAACAGAAACCTTCCGCCAGAAATGA
- the LOC131631010 gene encoding beta-glucosidase 47-like isoform X1 gives MELLFPLLHALFLLSFLFYIFIGSYGFVSMEGNSKFPSNFLFGTASSSYQFEGAFLSDGKGLNNWDVFTHKIVLISGTILDGSNGDVAVDHYHRYQEDVDLMEHIGVNSYRFSLSWARILPKGRFGNVNKAGIAYYNRLIDALLNKGIEPFVTITHYDIPQELENRYESWLSPEIQEDFKYYADICFKYFGDRVKYWVTFNEPNVAVICGYRTGVYPPSRCSGSFGNCSYGDSEREPFIAASNIILSHLAAVDVYRTKYQKNQGGQIGIAMNAVWFEPFSNSSEDKLAAERAQSFYMNWFLDPIILGKYPAEMHEILGGELLAFSKYDSEKLKNGLDFIGINHYTSYYVKDCIFSTCEEGKGSSKTEGFALTSAQMNGLTIGEPSALAWLYVHPQGMEKIVTYIKDRYNNIPMFITENGFGMSETSYHINTDALNDVKRVEYLNGYLDSLAAAIRKGADVRGYFVWSLLDNFEWKHGYSIRFGLHHVDFVTLNRTPRMSAFWYKNVIEEHKDRVGIRIGHTQER, from the exons ATGGAGCTTCTATTCCCACTACTCCATGCCCTCTTTCTACTAAGCTTTCTCTTCTATATTTTCATAGGATCATATGGTTTTGTGTCTATGGAAGGTAATTCCAAATTTCCAAGTAACTTCCTCTTTGGAACTGCATCTTCTTCTTATCAG TTTGAAGGAGCTTTCTTGAGTGATGGCAAAGGACTAAATAACTGGGATGTCTTCACTCATAAAATag TTTTGATTTCAGGAACTATATTGGATGGAAGTAATGGAGATGTCGCTGTTGATCATTACCATCGTTATCAG GAAGATGTGGACCTCATGGAGCATATTGGAGTCAACAGCTACCGTTTTTCATTATCATGGGCCAGAATTCTACCAA AAGGTAGATTTGGCAATGTCAACAAGGCTGGCATAGCATACTATAACCGCCTCATCGACGCACTTCTAAATAAAG GAATAGAACCTTTTGTCACAATAACACATTATGACATTCCTCAAGAACTTGAAAACAGATATGAAAGTTGGTTAAGTCCTGAAATTCA AGAGGATTTCAAGTATTATGCAGATATATGCTTCAAGTACTTTGGAGACAGAGTGAAATATTGGGTCACATTTAATGAACCCAATGTTGCAGTTATTTGTGGCTATAGAACAGGTGTGTATCCCCCGTCTCGCTGTTCGGGCTCATTCGGCAATTGTAGCTATGGAGATTCAGAGAGAGAGCCTTTCATTGCTGCGTCTAACATCATATTATCACACCTGGCTGCTGTTGATGTGTACAGAACAAAGTATCAG AAAAACCAGGGAGGACAAATTGGAATAGCTATGAATGCTGTATGGTTTGAACCATTTAGCAACTCTTCAGAAGATAAGTTGGCTGCTGAGAGAGCTCAATCGTTTTACATGAACTG GTTTTTGGATCCAATTATACTAGGAAAGTATCCAGCAGAAATGCATGAAATATTAGGAGGTGAACTCCTTGCATTTTCCAAATATGATTCAGAAAAACTCAAGAATGGATTAGATTTCATTGGAATAAATCATTATACAAGTTATTATGTAAAAGATTGTATATTCTCTACATGTGAAGAAGGAAAAGGATCCTCAAAGACAGAGGGATTTGCGCTAACATCGGCACAAATGAATGGCCTCACCATTGGAGAACCG AGTGCACTTGCATGGTTGTATGTTCATCCACAAGGAATGGAAAAGATAGTGACATACATAAAGGACAGGTACAACAACATACCAATGTTCATTACAGAAAATG GATTTGGGATGAGTGAGACTTCCTATCACATCAATACTGATGCATTGAACGATGTCAAAAGAGTGGAGTACTTGAATGGTTACTTAGATTCTCTAGCAGCAGCAATAAG AAAAGGAGCAGATGTTAGAGGGTACTTTGTGTGGTCTCTTTTAGACAACTTTGAGTGGAAACATGGATACAGCATAAGGTTTGGACTTCATCATGTGGACTTTGTTACTCTGAATAGAACTCCAAGAATGTCGGCATTTTGGTACAAAAATGTCATTGAAGAACACAAGGATAGGGTAGGCATTAGGATTGGGCATACTCAAGAAAGATGA
- the LOC131631012 gene encoding RNA pseudouridine synthase 6, chloroplastic-like, whose translation MSSVSVASLLFAGGYRSLAVPLAARALRISLNKHLTLHASGWCCRSSHNSTVALSGETVSSTTDAGNLTATSSSNSYPKYDRLLPCPKHKSPPRIEHLVVSEGGPVLEYICKALDLPHLFVADLIHFGAVHFALVCPKPPPTATAEQIRVFKQVTDPLVLRKRASIKGKTIREAQKTFRVTDGDQFVEPGTYLRVHVHPKRFHRCYEIDWRSRIIAVKESYVVLDKPAGTSVGGTTDNIEESCATFATRALGLTTPLMTTHQIDNCTEGCVVLARNKEYCSIFHGKIREKKVKKLYLALAASPLPTGIINHYMRPINMAPRLISEDFIKGWLLCQLEVMECRKVPWPTSVVQDEYCVEDCGWPSQDYAYECKINLLTGRTHQIRAQFAACKAPLIGDSMYMPAAIAEMINPGLNPFGKYKKDFTSENEKEADVTNWIAQHGKEPSATIGLQACQISWDDDEHLYKAGLPWWRC comes from the exons ATGAGTTCGGTATCAGTGGCGTCACTGTTATTCGCCGGCGGCTACCGTAGCCTCGCCGTCCCTTTAGCGGCACGCGCACTTCGCATTTCACTTAACAAACACCTCACACTACACGCCTCTGGTTGGTGTTGTCGGAGTTCACACAACAGCACCGTCGCACTCTCCGGCGAAACTGTATCCTCCACAACCGACGCCGGAAACTTAACCGCTACTTCCTCTTCGAATAG CTACCCTAAGTATGACCGATTGCTTCCATGTCCAAAACACAAATCTCCACCAAGAATTGAACACTTAGTTGTTTCAGAAGGAGGACCTGTATTAGAATACATTTGCAAAGCTTTAGATCTTCCTCATTT GTTTGTTGCAGATCTGATTCATTTCGGAGCTGTGCATTTCGCTCTTGTTTGTCCGAAGCCTCCTCCTACTGCTACtgctgagcaaattagggttttcaaacaagtGACGGATCCGTTGGTTCTGCGAAAAAGAGCTTCTATCAAAggaaaaactataagagaagcgCAGAAAACTTTCCGTGTAACTGATGGGGATCAATTTGTTGAACCAGGAACTTATTTGCGAGTGCACGTGCACCCCAAGCGTTTTCACAG GTGCTATGAGATTGACTGGAGATCAAGGATTATAGCTGTGAAGGAATCGTATGTAGTTTTGGATAAACCTGCTGGCACTTCA GTAGGTGGCACTACCGACAACATTGAAGAAAGTTGTGCAACCTTTGCAACTCGTGCCTTGGGATTGACAACACCGTTGATGACTACCCATCAGATTGACAACTGCACGGAAGGCTG TGTAGTATTGGCTAGGAATAAGGAGTATTGCTCTATCTTTCATGGCAAAATACGG gagaaaaaagtgaaaaagctCTATCTTGCTCTTGCAGCTTCTCCTTTACCTACCGGAATCATTAACCACTATATGCGTCCTATTAACATGGCTCCTCGACTTATTTCTGAAG ATTTTATCAAGGGATGGCTTCTTTGTCAACTCGAGGTCATGGAATGCAGAAAGGTTCCTTGGCCAACTAGTGTTGTTCAAGATGAATATTGTGTTGAAGACTGTGGGTGGCCATCTCAAGATTACGCATACGAGTGTAAAATCAACCTTCTTACTGGTCGAACTCATCAG ATTCGAGCTCAATTTGCTGCTTGTAAGGCACCTTTAATTGGCGATTCTATGTATATGCCTGCTGCAATTGCAGAGATGATTAATCCTGGACTTAATCCATTTGGAAAGTACAAGAAAGATTTCACCAGTGAGAATGAAAAAGAAGCTGATGTTACAAATTGGATTGCTCAGCACGGAAAAGAGCCAAGTGCTACAATTGGCCTTCAAGCTTGTCAAATTTCATGGGATGATGATGAACACTTATACAAAGCTGGTTTGCCTTGGTGGAGGTGTTAA
- the LOC131631011 gene encoding beta-glucosidase 46-like isoform X2: MKSCTNPKSLFVEILFIALSLLISFSCSLKNSLDPSPLPTNFLFGTASSAYQYEGAYMSDGKGPSDWDVFTHQTPDKIMDGSNGDVAVDQYNRYLEDIGLMEAMEVNSYRFSVSWARVLPKGRFGEVNSGGISYYNRLIDALLLKGIQPFVTISHFDLPQELEDRYGGWLSPELQVKYWATFNEPDYLATYSYRQGIAPPFRCSKPFGNCSEGDSEKEPYVAAHNVILSHAAAVYIYRTKYQVEQGGKIGIVMNCDWFEPISNSVADKLATERARTFTHNWILDPIIFGEYPPIMQKILGNILPKFSNKDREKLKSGLDFIGINHYTTYYVKDCFYSKCEPGPGVTRTEGSYQQSETKYGVSIRKPTSIDWQSVYPQGMEKTVTYVKNRYNNTPMFITENGYGESNNRIYTDEQYLDDFNRKNYMAGHLDSLLEAIRKGADVRGYFVWSLLDNFEWLRGYTVRYGLHHVDYATLKRTPRLSARWYKEFIVKHKTETFRQK; the protein is encoded by the exons ATGAAGTCCTGTACAAATCCAAAATCTTTGTTTGTGGAAATACTTTTTATTGCTTTATCATTATTAATATCATTCTCATGTTCCCTGAAAAATAGTTTGGATCCATCTCCTTTACCTACCAACTTCCTCTTTGGAACTGCTTCTTCTGCTTATCag TATGAAGGAGCTTACATGAGTGATGGAAAAGGGCCAAGTGACTGGGATGTATTTACTCACCAAACACCAG ATAAAATAATGGATGGAAGTAATGGGGATGTTGCCGTAGATCAATATAATCGCTATCTG GAGGATATTGGTCTAATGGAAGCCATGGAAGTCAATAGCTACAGGTTCTCAGTTTCATGGGCAAGAGTTCTACCAA AAGGTAGATTTGGAGAAGTCAATTCTGGTGGCATCAGCTACTACAATCGACTTATAGATGCTTTGCTTCTCAAAG GAATTCAACCATTTGTAACAATATCTCATTTTGATTTACCTCAAGAACTGGAAGATAGATATGGAGGTTGGCTAAGTCCAGAATTACA GGTAAAGTACTGGGCAACCTTCAATGAACCAGACTATCTAGCAACATACAGTTACCGCCAAGGAATAGCTCCACCATTTCGTTGCTCTAAACCATTTGGAAATTGTAGCGAAGGAGATTCAGAGAAGGAGCCATATGTGGCTGCTCACAACGTAATCCTATCACATGCAGCTGCAGTATATATTTATAGAACCAAATACCAG GTCGAGCAAGGTGGTAAAATTGGTATTGTCATGAACTGTGACTGGTTTGAACCCATCAGCAACTCAGTGGCAGATAAGTTGGCCACAGAAAGAGCACGAACGTTCACCCATAACTG GATCTTGGACCCAATCATATTTGGTGAATACCCTCCAATTATGCAGAAGATTCTAGGAAATATATTACCCAAATTTTCCAACAAAGACAGAGAGAAACTAAAGAGTGGATTGGATTTTATTGGCATCAATCACTATACAACTTACTATGTTAAGGATTGCTTCTACTCCAAATGTGAACCGGGGCCAGGGGTCACCAGAACGGAGGGTTCATACCAACAGAGTGAAACAAAATATGGAGTTTCAATTCGCAAACCT ACTTCAATTGATTGGCAATCTGTTTATCCACAAGGAATGGAGAAAACTGTCACCTATGTTAAAAACAGATACAATAACACCCCAATGTTCATAACTGAAAACG GGTACGGTGAGTCGAACAACCGGATTTACACAGATGAGCAATACCTTGATGATTTCAACAGAAAAAACTACATGGCGGGTCATTTAGATTCCTTACTGGAGGCCATAAG GAAGGGAGCTGATGTTAGGGGGTATTTTGTCTGGTCCTTACTTGACAACTTTGAGTGGTTACGAGGATATACAGTAAGATATGGACTCCACCATGTTGATTATGCAACACTCAAGAGAACTCCCAGATTATCAGCACGTTGGTACAAGGAATTCATAGTGAAGCATAAAACAGAAACCTTCCGCCAGAAATGA
- the LOC131631010 gene encoding beta-glucosidase 47-like isoform X2, translating to MELLFPLLHALFLLSFLFYIFIGSYGFVSMEGNSKFPSNFLFGTASSSYQFEGAFLSDGKGLNNWDVFTHKIGTILDGSNGDVAVDHYHRYQEDVDLMEHIGVNSYRFSLSWARILPKGRFGNVNKAGIAYYNRLIDALLNKGIEPFVTITHYDIPQELENRYESWLSPEIQEDFKYYADICFKYFGDRVKYWVTFNEPNVAVICGYRTGVYPPSRCSGSFGNCSYGDSEREPFIAASNIILSHLAAVDVYRTKYQKNQGGQIGIAMNAVWFEPFSNSSEDKLAAERAQSFYMNWFLDPIILGKYPAEMHEILGGELLAFSKYDSEKLKNGLDFIGINHYTSYYVKDCIFSTCEEGKGSSKTEGFALTSAQMNGLTIGEPSALAWLYVHPQGMEKIVTYIKDRYNNIPMFITENGFGMSETSYHINTDALNDVKRVEYLNGYLDSLAAAIRKGADVRGYFVWSLLDNFEWKHGYSIRFGLHHVDFVTLNRTPRMSAFWYKNVIEEHKDRVGIRIGHTQER from the exons ATGGAGCTTCTATTCCCACTACTCCATGCCCTCTTTCTACTAAGCTTTCTCTTCTATATTTTCATAGGATCATATGGTTTTGTGTCTATGGAAGGTAATTCCAAATTTCCAAGTAACTTCCTCTTTGGAACTGCATCTTCTTCTTATCAG TTTGAAGGAGCTTTCTTGAGTGATGGCAAAGGACTAAATAACTGGGATGTCTTCACTCATAAAATag GAACTATATTGGATGGAAGTAATGGAGATGTCGCTGTTGATCATTACCATCGTTATCAG GAAGATGTGGACCTCATGGAGCATATTGGAGTCAACAGCTACCGTTTTTCATTATCATGGGCCAGAATTCTACCAA AAGGTAGATTTGGCAATGTCAACAAGGCTGGCATAGCATACTATAACCGCCTCATCGACGCACTTCTAAATAAAG GAATAGAACCTTTTGTCACAATAACACATTATGACATTCCTCAAGAACTTGAAAACAGATATGAAAGTTGGTTAAGTCCTGAAATTCA AGAGGATTTCAAGTATTATGCAGATATATGCTTCAAGTACTTTGGAGACAGAGTGAAATATTGGGTCACATTTAATGAACCCAATGTTGCAGTTATTTGTGGCTATAGAACAGGTGTGTATCCCCCGTCTCGCTGTTCGGGCTCATTCGGCAATTGTAGCTATGGAGATTCAGAGAGAGAGCCTTTCATTGCTGCGTCTAACATCATATTATCACACCTGGCTGCTGTTGATGTGTACAGAACAAAGTATCAG AAAAACCAGGGAGGACAAATTGGAATAGCTATGAATGCTGTATGGTTTGAACCATTTAGCAACTCTTCAGAAGATAAGTTGGCTGCTGAGAGAGCTCAATCGTTTTACATGAACTG GTTTTTGGATCCAATTATACTAGGAAAGTATCCAGCAGAAATGCATGAAATATTAGGAGGTGAACTCCTTGCATTTTCCAAATATGATTCAGAAAAACTCAAGAATGGATTAGATTTCATTGGAATAAATCATTATACAAGTTATTATGTAAAAGATTGTATATTCTCTACATGTGAAGAAGGAAAAGGATCCTCAAAGACAGAGGGATTTGCGCTAACATCGGCACAAATGAATGGCCTCACCATTGGAGAACCG AGTGCACTTGCATGGTTGTATGTTCATCCACAAGGAATGGAAAAGATAGTGACATACATAAAGGACAGGTACAACAACATACCAATGTTCATTACAGAAAATG GATTTGGGATGAGTGAGACTTCCTATCACATCAATACTGATGCATTGAACGATGTCAAAAGAGTGGAGTACTTGAATGGTTACTTAGATTCTCTAGCAGCAGCAATAAG AAAAGGAGCAGATGTTAGAGGGTACTTTGTGTGGTCTCTTTTAGACAACTTTGAGTGGAAACATGGATACAGCATAAGGTTTGGACTTCATCATGTGGACTTTGTTACTCTGAATAGAACTCCAAGAATGTCGGCATTTTGGTACAAAAATGTCATTGAAGAACACAAGGATAGGGTAGGCATTAGGATTGGGCATACTCAAGAAAGATGA